ATTTTTAAAAAGCTAAATCCACCATTTTGATATGCCAAAAATGGCTCAAGCAGCTTATCGCAGCGCTCTTTTAAAACGCCAAATTTAACATTCACTCCCGCACTCTGAAGCAAATTAGCGCCACCACTTGCTATTTTATTTTCATCGTGGCTGCCAATTATGACCTCGCTAAAGCCAAGCTCTTTTAGCAAATTTGCACAAGGTGGCGTTTTGCCATGGTGCGAGCAAGGCTCAAGAGTGACATAAGCTTTTGCATCTTTTAGTAAATTTGAGTGATTATTTAGTATAAATTCATAGGTAAATTTTGGCTCTAAAAGGCCAAATTCACCCTCTTTTATCTTAGAGCCAAAATTAGTATTATATGCCTTTATAAAATCATCTTTAAATTTTTCACTTTTTTTGCAAAGCGCAAAGAGTATCGCTGTTGGCTCAGCGTGTAAATACCCAGCCTTTTCATGGGCTTTGCAAGATAAAATTTTCCCATTTTCATCAAGGATAAGGCATCCAACGGCTGGATTTGGATAGGTCAGGATCTGAAATTTCCAAGCCTCACTTAAAGCAAGATCCATGTAAAATTCGTCGTTCATCCATGCCCTTTAAATTTAAACACACCAGCGTTTGCCAGTGTGTTTTCATAAATTTACGACAAGCCGTCAATCTTACCCTCTGCGTCTATCTTCATATTGACCGCAGCTGGCACTTTTGGAAGTCCAGGCATTAGCATGATCTTACCGCAAACAGCGACGATAAAGCCGGCTCCCGTTCTAATGTCAAGGTCTTTTACGCTAAATGTAAAGCCCTTTGCTCTGCCCAAAAGCTTCGCATCGTCGCTAAATGAGTACTGTGTTTTTGCGATACAAACTGGCAAATGGCTCAAATTTAGCTCTTTTATCATCTCGATCTTTTTAAGAGCAGCCTCTTCAAAGACCACCTCGCTAGCTCCATAAATTTCCTTAGCGACCTTTTCTATTTTGGTTTTTGTATCATCGCTCATCTCGTAGGTGAAATTTATCTTGCTTGGCTTATCGCACGCCTTTAAAACTAGCTGGGCAAGCTCAAGCGCACCTTTGCCACCTTTTACAAAATTCTCGCAAACTGCTACTTCTACGCCAAGCTTTTGGCAGTACTCTTTTACAAAATTTATCTCTTCATCAGTGTCAAAGCCAAATTTATTAAGCGCTACAACCACGTTTTGACCAAATTTGACTTTTAAATTTTCGATGTGTCCGCCAAGGTTTTCGATACCTTTTTTAAGGGCATTCATATCTGGTTTTGTGATCTCATCTTTATTTGCTTCGCCGTTATATTTTAGCGATCTAATCGTACTTACAAGCACCACAGCTCTTGGTTTGATCTCAGCAACCCTGCACTTTATATCTAAAAATTTCTCCGCGCCAAGCTCCGAGCCAAAGCCAGCTTCAGTGATGACGTAGTCAGCTAAATTTAGAGCTGTTTTTGTTGCGATGACGGAGTTGCAGCCGTGTGCGATGTTTGCAAATGGGCCACCATGCACGAGCGTAGGTGTGTGCTCAAGTGTTTGAAATAAATTTGGCTTGATCGCATCTTTTAAAAGTATGCAAACAGCGTCCTCGCAGCCTAGATCACGCACGTAGATAGGCTTTTTATCGCTATCATAGGCGACCATGATGTTTGCCACGCGCTCTTTTAGATCAGAAAGGCTTGTTGCTAGACAAAGCACAGCCATGATCTCGCTTGCAGCGGTGATGTTAAAGCCATCTTCTCTTGGCACGCCATCAGTCCTGCCGCCCTGACCAACGGTGACAAATCTTAGCGCGCGGTCGTTCATATCCATACAGCGCTTCCATAAAATTTTCTCTATTTTTAGTGGGTTTTCTTGATAGAGGCTATTATCTATCATCGCTGAAATGAGGTTATTTGCCGATGTTATCGCGTGAAAATCGCCAGTGAAGTGTAAATTTAGATCCTCCATCGGCGCAAGCTGTGAGTAGCCGCCACCTGCTGCTCCACCCTTTATGCCAAAAACTGGTCCAAGAGATGGCTCGCGAAGTGCTAGGCAGACCTTTTTATTAAGTAAATTTAGTGCGTCGGCTAGACCTATTGACATAGTCGTTTTGCCCTCGCCATATGGGGTTGGATTAGTCGCGGTGACTAAGATGAGTTTTGAGTTTGATGACTCAAGCCTAGGGGAAATTTTAGCCTTAAATTTGCCGTAAAGCTCAAGCTCATCTTCGTTTAAGCCTAGTTTTGCGGCAACCTTACTGATGTGTTCAAGTTTCGTTTGGTGAGTTATCTCGATGTCGCTTAGCATTTTACCACTCCAAATATGTTTTTGCTTTTTTTATCTCACTGATATTGATCTCAAAAATTCCCTCTTCGTTTTCTACTGCGACGCTCTCTTCGTCCGCTTTTACAAGCCTTCCTGCAAATTTCTCAGCCTCGGTTTGAACTTTAACTAGCTCACCAACGCTCGATTTAAAATGAGATGGCTTGCTAAGCTTTCTCTCAAGGCCAGGCGAGCTAACCTCAAGGTTATAATCCCCGCTAACTGGCGGTGTCACGTCAAAGATAGGCGAGAGTAGACGGCTCACTTTTTCGCAGTCATCAAGGCTTACTCCGCCATTTTTTGTGATATAAACTCTAAAAATAGCCCTGCCATTTTCATTTGCAATCTCGCTGTCGTAAAGCTCTACACCGCATTCGCGTACTAATTTGTCTAAATTATCCATTTTTGTTTAAATCCTTTGAAATTTTATCAAACAACTTATCCATATGGTTTTGATACTCTAATCTATCGTCAAATTTAAAGTGAAAATTTGGACATCTATACCAGCCCTCAGCCGCCATGCAGTGGTTTTGCAAGTGCCTGCAAACGCGCTTTAAATGCCCCAAAATATACTCTTGCTCACGCTCGTCAAACATCATCTTGTCAAGATAGACAAAGGCGTCATATCTGCCCTTTTTGCACTCGACGTCAGTGACGCAAAGACCTTTTAAAATGCTATCTTCAAGAGTGGCTAAAGCCTCTGGTATGAGCTCTTTTAGCACGCTCTCTGTTCTCATACGCTTTATTTCGTTAGCGTTCATAGAGTAGCTTTCTCCTTGACTTCTTTGAAGCTTTCGATGTAGTCATTTTCTCTAATGTCGTTGAAATTTTCGATACCAACACCACACTCATAGCCTTTAGCAACCTCTTTGACGTCATCTTTGAAGCGTTTTAGTGAGCTTACCGAGCCCTCATAAACGACCACACCTTCTCTAATAAGACGAATTTTTGCCCCTCTGTTTATCGTACCCTCAGTGACGATACATCCAGCGATTGCGCCTACTTTTGGCACATGGATCACTTGGCGAACCTGAGCTTGACCAAGCTGCTCTTCTCTGATGATAGGTGACATTAGTCCGCCCAAAATCGCCTTCACATCGTCGATTAGGTTATAAATAACGTTGTAAGTTTTTATCTCGACGCCACTCTCTTTTGCCTTCTCTTTTATCTCACCAGTTGGCCTTATATTAAAGCCAAGGATGATACAGTCGTTGCTTGCGCTTGCAAGTGCAACGTCGCTTTGCGTGATACCGCCAACGCCTGAGTGGATCACATTTACTCTGATCTCGTCATTTGCTAGTTTTTCTAGGCTTGCTTTTAGCGCTTCAAGTGAGCCGCCAACGTCAGCTTTGATGATGACTGGAAGTGTCTTTAGCTCGCCCTCAGCGATCTTAGCACTAAGCTCATCGATACTAACTTTTGTGCTCTTGCTAAGCTCTTTTTGACGGATATATTCAGCCTTTTTCTGTGCGTATTCACGAGCCTCTTTATCAGTTTTTACGCCTATTAATGTCTCGCCAGCCTCTGCTATCTCGCTAAGGCCTACTATCACGCCACATTCGCCTGGTTTTATCTCTTTTAATGGCCTGCCCTGATCATCAAGCAAGCTTCTTATCTTACCGTATGCAACGCCAGCTACGACAGTGTCTCCGACATGAAGCGTGCCGTTTTCAACGATGATGGTAGCTACTGGACCACGTCCTTTTTGAAGTGAGCTCTCGATGACAGTAGCCTTTGCGTTTGCCTTTGGATTTGCCTTTAGCTCCAAAAGATCAGCTTGCAAAAGCACGATCTCAAGTAGATCATCTATGCCCATGCCTGTTTTTGCAGAGATCGGTACAAATTCATACTTGCCACCCCACTCTGTTGGCATGATGTCAAGCTCAGCAAGACCAGTTTTTACTAGATCAGGATTTGCTGACTCTTTATCCATTTTGTTTATCGCGATGATTATTGGCACGCCTGCAGCTTTTGCATGGCTAACTGCCTCTTTTGTCTGTGGTTTTACGCCGTCATCTGCTGCAACAACTATGATAACTATATCAGTTACACCAGCACCCCTTGCACGCATAGCTGTAAATGCCTCGTGGCCTGGAGTGTCGATAAATGTGATGTTTCTGCCATTTTTATTTACCATATAAGCACCCACGTGCTGAGTGATACCGCCAGCCTCGCCTGCTGCTACGCGAGACTTTCTTATGTAGTCAAGTAGCGAGGTTTTACCGTGGTCAACGTGACCCATGATGGTTATAACTGGCGCTCTTGGCTGGAGATTTTCATCGTCTTTTATCTCCTCCTCATAGGCTGCTACGTAGTCAAACTCTTTTTGATCGTCGATGATATTTACCTCGACATTAAACTCATCAGCCAAAATTTCTATCGCATCTTCATCCAAAAAGTCGTTTTTAGTTGTCATCATGCCAAGCATAAATAGCTTACCTATGACCTCGCTTGGCTGTTTGTTTAGCTTTTCAGCAAATTCATAAACACGAATTTCTTTTGGGATATTTATCGAAGTTACAGCTTCGCTATTTTGTTTATTTTCAGGCTTTTTGTGTTTTTTTCTAGCTCTTCTTTGTATGCCACCCTCGCCAAACGAATTTATCGTGTTATTGACGGTTGTCTTCATCGCACTTGGCTGTTTTGTCCTTTGCATCGGAGCTGGAGCTGGGGTTTTAAAGCTAAAATCAGGTAGCACCACCACATCTTCATCTTCAAGCACGATGTCACCAAAGTCGCTTCCACCGAGCAAGTCCATCTTCTCAGCGCTATCTTTTTTGCTTACAACTGTTACTTTTTTCTCTTTTTTCTTTTTTCTAGCCAAATTTTCATCGCTAGCAGAAAACATACTCTTAAAGTCGCTAATGTTAGTAACAGCCGCCTCAGCCTTTTTCTCCTCTTTTACAGGAGCTGGCGCCTCGTAATCTTTTTTCTTTTTAACTATCACAAGGCCGCGTCTTTTTTGAGTGACATCAGCCAAGCTCTCTTTTGGTTTTGGCGCTTCTGCTGGCTTTTGCTCGACCTTTACAGGCTCTTCTTTTTTAGGCTCAGTTTTAGGTTTTTCCTCTGAAATTTGCACCTCTTTTTTAGGCTCTGCTTTTACCTTTTCAGACTTTGGCTCGGCCTTAGCAGCTGCCTTTTTAGGCTCAGTTTTAGGTTTTTCTTCTTTTTTTGCTGGCTCTTTTTCTGCCTCTTTTTTAGGCTCTTTTTTTGCTTTTGGCTCGCTCTTTTTCTTTTTAAATTTATCTGGTATTACGCCAGTTTGAACGTATTCATATATTGCTTCAGCCTCTTCAAGGCTCACAGCATTTGAGTGAGTTTTGACCTTTAGGCCTAGTTCTTGAGCTTTTTCTACTATCTCTTTACTTGGGTAGCCAAGCTCATTTGCGATCTCTGAAATCCTAACATTGCTCATTTAAGAGTATCTCCTTTAACTTCGGTGCGTCAAGTCCGAGGGCACCTTTAGTTTGTTTATCAATTATTTTTTTTAAAATTTTGTCGTCTTTTTGCAAACAGCCATCACATAGATAGAAACTGCGGCCGTTTCCTTTGCCACACTCTAAATTCTTGCCTACCAAGCGGTATCTTTTTAGCAAGTTTTGAGAAAATTTAACTTTGCAAGCGACGCATGTCCTTACTGGATTATTTTTATTCATTATACCTTTTTAAACTTGTTTCTAGCTTTGCGTGATTTCGTATCCATCGTTATCAAATGAAAAAATTTCAACTCTAAAATCATTAAATTTACTCTTTAAAACATCTTGTAAATTTTTAGCGTCATCTTTGTAAGCGATGTTTAAAAAGCTTGAGCCTGAGCCTGAAAGTGTGCTCATTAGCGCTCCATTTTCATAAGCTACCTTTCGCACCTCAAAAAGCTCTTTTAAAGCGCTCATTCTGCGCTCTTCGTGCATCATATCTTCACTTGCTACCCTTAAAAGATCATATCTTTTTTCATAAAAACAAGAGGTCAAAAATGCAGCGTGAGAGAGGTTATTTACACACTCTTTCATAGTGTAATTTTTTGGCAAAATTTGCCTTGATGATGCAGTGCTCATCGGCTTATTTGGGATGACGACGACTGCTTTTATATCATCGCTTAATTTTATTTTATTTGCATAAACATTGCCGTTTTTTACGACCGCGCTAATAAATCCTCCGTGAACTGCTGGCGAGATATTGTCTGGATGGGTTTCATAGATGATAGCTTTATTTAAAACGACGCTTTTGCTAGCCTTAAATCCAGCCATCTCGTAAGCTGAAGCTATGGCTCCGACAATCACTGCAGAGCTGCTGCCAAGGCCTCTTGAAAATGGGATATTGTTTTCAAAAACTATTCTGAAGTTTTCATTTTTACCGGTTAGCTCTAAAAAAATTTCATTAAAAATGCTTAGAAAAATGTTGTTTCTTTTTAAATTTGTGCTATCACTCCCCTCGCCATTTATCGAGACAGAGCTAAATTTAGATGGTTCGATCTTTACGCTATTAAAAAGCTTTAAACTAAGTCCTAAAGCGTCAAAACCAGGTCCTAAATTTGCACTTGTGGCAGGGATTAAGATATTCAAAATTTCTCCTAAACAGCTTGGATGATATAATTTGGAAGTGTATCTGAATTTAGTTTTAATTCATCTAAATTTAAAGGCAACACAAATCTCACAGGCTCAACTTTTTCAAGTAAAATTTCACCATTTTTTAGCACAAAGCTTAAATTTTTATTTGCCCTGATCGCTTGGCCGCCATTTAGACTAAAGCCACTTACTGCGTAAAATTCACAGCCCTTTGCCAAAGAAAAAGTCTTTAAGATGACGTAGGCCACCTTTAGCCCCATGAAGCCACCTGGCGTGTTTGCGTAGATGATCTTTGTGATGTTAAATTTAGAGGATAAATTTTCTAGGATTTTTATCAGAGCTTCGCTGACGTGCTCGTCAGTTGTGATCTCATCAAATTTTACGCCATCTTTATAGACTCCAACTAAAAGTGGAGTCGATAAAGAGACTACTAAAATTTCAATATTTTTTATGCAAATACCTTTTGATACTCTTTTAAAAGCTCGCCACTAAGTGTTGCGATCTCATAATTTTTCTCATCTGCCATTAAAGCAAGTGTTAGTTTGTGGTTTAGATCGTGGCTGCCCGCAAATGCTGTGTAATCCCCTAGCAAAGGTGCTCCAAGCAAGCTCAAATCGCCAACCGCGTCTAAAATTTTATGTCTTACAAACTCATTTTCAAATCTCAAACCCTCTGGGTTTAAAATATGAGTATCATCGATAGCCACGGCATTATCAAGCGATGCACCAAGTGCTAAATTTTGAGCTTGCAAGCGTTGCAAGTCTTTTAAAAAGCCAAAAGTTCTAGCACGAGCGATATTTTTTACAAATGAGCTCTTGCTAAATTCAAAAACATATCTTTGTTCGCCGATAACTGGGTGGTCAAATTTGATCGTATAGTCAAATTTTGGATTTCTTGAAGGCGAAGTTCGCACAAATTTTGACCCCTCAATCACCTCGACTTCGCGGCGGACAAGGATGACTTTTTTACCAGCATCAAGATATCTTATACCAGCTTCATCAAGCAACATACAAAAGCTTATCGCACTGCCGTCCATGACAGGAATTTCATTTGCATCAACTGAAATTCTAATATTATCAATGCCGTATCCATTTACAGCTGCCATTAGGTGTTCTATCGTGCTGATAAAGCCCTTTTCGTTGCCAACGACGGTTGCCATTTGCGTATTTATAACGTTTTTAGGCTCAGCTTTAAAACTAATACCAAGATCTTCGCGGTGCAAAATAATACCTGAATTTGCATCAAGA
This genomic stretch from Campylobacter concisus harbors:
- the ribD gene encoding bifunctional diaminohydroxyphosphoribosylaminopyrimidine deaminase/5-amino-6-(5-phosphoribosylamino)uracil reductase RibD yields the protein MNDEFYMDLALSEAWKFQILTYPNPAVGCLILDENGKILSCKAHEKAGYLHAEPTAILFALCKKSEKFKDDFIKAYNTNFGSKIKEGEFGLLEPKFTYEFILNNHSNLLKDAKAYVTLEPCSHHGKTPPCANLLKELGFSEVIIGSHDENKIASGGANLLQSAGVNVKFGVLKERCDKLLEPFLAYQNGGFSFLKIAISKNGVASGGIITNELSRTHVHKLRSVIDTLVIGGNTVRTDRPRLDTRLIKNGKNPDVIIYSRSDKFDETLPLFSVPDRKVSIQKELDLKGLCMFEGAGEFLKLAKEGKLANVKWLLIYQSSNFKIGENLRLDLNLKPLFSGNFGDDSYTWYEI
- a CDS encoding formate--tetrahydrofolate ligase, which codes for MLSDIEITHQTKLEHISKVAAKLGLNEDELELYGKFKAKISPRLESSNSKLILVTATNPTPYGEGKTTMSIGLADALNLLNKKVCLALREPSLGPVFGIKGGAAGGGYSQLAPMEDLNLHFTGDFHAITSANNLISAMIDNSLYQENPLKIEKILWKRCMDMNDRALRFVTVGQGGRTDGVPREDGFNITAASEIMAVLCLATSLSDLKERVANIMVAYDSDKKPIYVRDLGCEDAVCILLKDAIKPNLFQTLEHTPTLVHGGPFANIAHGCNSVIATKTALNLADYVITEAGFGSELGAEKFLDIKCRVAEIKPRAVVLVSTIRSLKYNGEANKDEITKPDMNALKKGIENLGGHIENLKVKFGQNVVVALNKFGFDTDEEINFVKEYCQKLGVEVAVCENFVKGGKGALELAQLVLKACDKPSKINFTYEMSDDTKTKIEKVAKEIYGASEVVFEEAALKKIEMIKELNLSHLPVCIAKTQYSFSDDAKLLGRAKGFTFSVKDLDIRTGAGFIVAVCGKIMLMPGLPKVPAAVNMKIDAEGKIDGLS
- the rimP gene encoding ribosome maturation factor RimP — translated: MDNLDKLVRECGVELYDSEIANENGRAIFRVYITKNGGVSLDDCEKVSRLLSPIFDVTPPVSGDYNLEVSSPGLERKLSKPSHFKSSVGELVKVQTEAEKFAGRLVKADEESVAVENEEGIFEINISEIKKAKTYLEW
- the rbfA gene encoding 30S ribosome-binding factor RbfA, which codes for MNANEIKRMRTESVLKELIPEALATLEDSILKGLCVTDVECKKGRYDAFVYLDKMMFDEREQEYILGHLKRVCRHLQNHCMAAEGWYRCPNFHFKFDDRLEYQNHMDKLFDKISKDLNKNG
- the infB gene encoding translation initiation factor IF-2; translation: MSNVRISEIANELGYPSKEIVEKAQELGLKVKTHSNAVSLEEAEAIYEYVQTGVIPDKFKKKKSEPKAKKEPKKEAEKEPAKKEEKPKTEPKKAAAKAEPKSEKVKAEPKKEVQISEEKPKTEPKKEEPVKVEQKPAEAPKPKESLADVTQKRRGLVIVKKKKDYEAPAPVKEEKKAEAAVTNISDFKSMFSASDENLARKKKKEKKVTVVSKKDSAEKMDLLGGSDFGDIVLEDEDVVVLPDFSFKTPAPAPMQRTKQPSAMKTTVNNTINSFGEGGIQRRARKKHKKPENKQNSEAVTSINIPKEIRVYEFAEKLNKQPSEVIGKLFMLGMMTTKNDFLDEDAIEILADEFNVEVNIIDDQKEFDYVAAYEEEIKDDENLQPRAPVITIMGHVDHGKTSLLDYIRKSRVAAGEAGGITQHVGAYMVNKNGRNITFIDTPGHEAFTAMRARGAGVTDIVIIVVAADDGVKPQTKEAVSHAKAAGVPIIIAINKMDKESANPDLVKTGLAELDIMPTEWGGKYEFVPISAKTGMGIDDLLEIVLLQADLLELKANPKANAKATVIESSLQKGRGPVATIIVENGTLHVGDTVVAGVAYGKIRSLLDDQGRPLKEIKPGECGVIVGLSEIAEAGETLIGVKTDKEAREYAQKKAEYIRQKELSKSTKVSIDELSAKIAEGELKTLPVIIKADVGGSLEALKASLEKLANDEIRVNVIHSGVGGITQSDVALASASNDCIILGFNIRPTGEIKEKAKESGVEIKTYNVIYNLIDDVKAILGGLMSPIIREEQLGQAQVRQVIHVPKVGAIAGCIVTEGTINRGAKIRLIREGVVVYEGSVSSLKRFKDDVKEVAKGYECGVGIENFNDIRENDYIESFKEVKEKATL
- the thrB gene encoding homoserine kinase, which gives rise to MNILIPATSANLGPGFDALGLSLKLFNSVKIEPSKFSSVSINGEGSDSTNLKRNNIFLSIFNEIFLELTGKNENFRIVFENNIPFSRGLGSSSAVIVGAIASAYEMAGFKASKSVVLNKAIIYETHPDNISPAVHGGFISAVVKNGNVYANKIKLSDDIKAVVVIPNKPMSTASSRQILPKNYTMKECVNNLSHAAFLTSCFYEKRYDLLRVASEDMMHEERRMSALKELFEVRKVAYENGALMSTLSGSGSSFLNIAYKDDAKNLQDVLKSKFNDFRVEIFSFDNDGYEITQS
- a CDS encoding glycoprotease; translated protein: MIKILENLSSKFNITKIIYANTPGGFMGLKVAYVILKTFSLAKGCEFYAVSGFSLNGGQAIRANKNLSFVLKNGEILLEKVEPVRFVLPLNLDELKLNSDTLPNYIIQAV
- the lpxC gene encoding UDP-3-O-acyl-N-acetylglucosamine deacetylase, with amino-acid sequence MKQTTIARRVETVGIGLHKGEPIRLILEPLDANSGIILHREDLGISFKAEPKNVINTQMATVVGNEKGFISTIEHLMAAVNGYGIDNIRISVDANEIPVMDGSAISFCMLLDEAGIRYLDAGKKVILVRREVEVIEGSKFVRTSPSRNPKFDYTIKFDHPVIGEQRYVFEFSKSSFVKNIARARTFGFLKDLQRLQAQNLALGASLDNAVAIDDTHILNPEGLRFENEFVRHKILDAVGDLSLLGAPLLGDYTAFAGSHDLNHKLTLALMADEKNYEIATLSGELLKEYQKVFA